TCGGGTAGGAATCCGCTCTCTTGTTCCTTATCTTTTGCTTGGAGTTTTGCTTTGGTTGTGCGTGCATGAGAGTGGGATTCATGCGACGATTTCTGCTGTTATATTGGCATTTTGTATTCCTGTTTCTTCAAAAACTTCGCGTGAAAAGTTTTTGGAAGTCCTTAGAGATGAGGGCGGATATTTTGCTTCAGCCCAAACCCCCAATCTTTTGCTTGATATGCGACAAATACATAGCTTACATAAGATTCAGCAAGAAATTAAAAGTGTGCAAAATCCACTTTTGAGGATTGAGCATGCGTTGCATAGTTGGTCTAAATTTTTCATTATGCCTTTATTTGCTTTTGCTAATGCAGGCGTAAAACTTGAGGGCGGTATAGATCTGTCAAGCTTGCATATTGTGTATGGGATTGCGCTTGGGCTGGTTGTTGGGAAGCCTCTAGGAATTCTTCTTTTTACGCTTTTGTGTGAAAAATTGGGAATAGCTTCGCGTCCAAATGGTCTTTCTTGGGGGGCAATTTTGGGTGCTGGAATGCTTGCAGGAATTGGCTTTACAATGTCTATGTTTGTCTCCAATCTTGCATTTGATGTGCCTATTTATGGTGAGATTGCAAAGATTTCCATTTTGTCTTCGTCTGTGCTTGCTGGAATCTTGGGAAGTCTTTTCCTTTTGTTTCTAGGGAAAAAAACTAATGTGCTAGAATCGCGAGCTTAATTTAACGATAAGGAAAAAGTTATGGAGCAAAACAGCGTAACAGGAATCTTGACTTCTCTTGTCCCTTTTGTGGCGATTTTTGCTATTTTTTATTTTTTGTTTATTCGACCACAAAGAAATCAGCAAAAAAAGCATAAAGAAATGCTTGAGTCTTTAAAAGCTGGCGATAAAGTTGTCTCATATGGTGGAGTTTTTTGTGAGATTATTAAAGTTGAGGAGAAGTTTTTTACAGTGCGATCTGGTGAAAGCATTATGCAGATTGCTAGAGAGTATGTTGCTTATAAAGTTGAGCAATAGTGATGTTAAATTCTAGATTAATTGTTTTTGTTTTATCTGGAATTCTTGGGCTTTTATTGAGCCTTCCTTCATCTTTCCCCATTTCTGGCCCAAGGATTAATCTTGGGCTTGATTTGCAGGGGGGACTTACAATGCTTTTGGATGTGGATACCCAAAAGGCTGTGCAATCCAAATATGATTCTTTGGCAACAGCAATTGGCTTTGAGGCAAAGCAGGCAAAAATTTTGATTGGCAAACTTGAAGTTAAAGATAATATCTTGCATTTTGAGCTTTTGGATCTTGATGAAAAGCAAAAAATGGATGATATTTTAAGCAAGCTTGGTGGCCTTGAGTTTTCTTTTGAGCAGAATGGGGATTATCAAGTTTTATTTTCTCAAACAGAAATAGAAAACATCAAGAAAAGTGCTATTGATCAAGCGATTGGAACAATACGCAATCGACTTGATTTGTTTGGTTTGGCTGAGCCAAGTGTCACGCGCCAAGGGCAAGAAAATATTTTAGTTCAATTGCCAGGTATCAAAAATCAAGAGGAAGAAAAGAGAGCAATTGATTTAATTTCAAAATCTGCACATTTGCAGATGATGGCTGTTGATGAAAATCGCAATATGCGTGTTGAGGCAATGAGTGAAGCTGAGGCAAAAAAATACGGAGATGTGATTTTGCCATTTGTTGAGGGAGGTGGAAAGATTTTGCTTAAGGCGGTGCCTATTATTGATGGGGAAATGATTACAGACGCAAGAGTAGCTTATGATCAAAACTCACAACCTGTTGTTTCCTTTACTCTTGATTCTAGAGGAGCGCAACTTTTTGGAGATTTTTCTGGAAACAATGTGGGAAAAAGAATGGCAATCGTTTTGGATGGAAAGGTGTATTCTGCTCCTGTGATTAGAGAAAGAATCGGTGGAGGAAGTGGGCAAATTAGCGGAAATTTCACCCCACAAGAAGCAAGCGATCTTGCGATTGCCTTGCGAAGTGGTGCTCTTTCTGCTCCAGTTCAGGTTATAGAAAAGCGAAGTGTAGGACCAAGTCTAGGAGCTGATAGCATTAAGGCTTCTATGATCGCACTTTTTAGTGGCTTTGTTTTGGTGCTTATTTTTATGATTGCTTATTATGCAATGGCGGGTGTCATTGCTGTGTCGGCATTGGTGATTAATATTGTTTTGATTGTTGCTATTATGGCCAGTCTTGGTGCCACTCTTACTCTTCCGGGGATGGCTGGGATTGTTTTGACTGTTGGAATGGCTGTTGATGCCAATATTATTATCAATGAGCGTCTAAGAGAGGCTTTGCGAGAAGGGAAGAATATCGTTCAGGCTATTAAAGAGGGGTATGCTAATGCCTCAAGGGCAATTTTTGATTCTAATCTCACAACAATTCTTGCAGCTCTCTTGCTTTATGTTTATGGCTCTGGAGCCATTAAGGGTTTTGCAATCACGATGGCTATTGGAATCATTGTTTCTGTTTTGACTGCAATTGTTGGAACACAAGGAATCTATATCGCTTTGGAGAAAAAAATCGCCAAAAGCAAAAATCTATCTTTTTGGTTTGGGGTAAAGTATGGAGCTCATTAAAAATAATAAAATTATAGATTTTGTTAAATACAGTTATTTTACTTTTGCGATTTCTTTGCTCTTGATTGTGGGATCCATTTGTCTAATTGCATTTAAGGGGTTTAGTTTTGGGGTAGATTTTTCTGGAGGGACACTGGTTCAGATTCAATATACCAATGATGCACCTCTTGCGCAAATAAGATCTTTGCTTGAAAGGGATGCCAACTTTAAGGGTTCTCAGGTTAGTGAATTTGGCTCCAAGCAAGAAATTCTTATTAAAATACCTTTTTCGCCAAATCTAAAGACATCCGACGTGGATGCACAGATCAGCAAACTTTTAGAGCAGAGCGGGACATTTGAGATTCGTCGCGTTGATTCGGTGGGTCCAAAAGTTGGAAAAGAGCTCAAAGAGAAGGGCATCTTGGCTTTAAGTTTGGCAATGCTTGCTATTTTGGCCTATGTGTCTTTTCGATATGAATGGAAATTTGCTCTTGCTGCTGTTTTGGCACTCTTTCATGATGTTCTTATCTCTTCGGCGTGTATTATTCTATTTAAAGTTGATTTCAATCTTGAGGTAGTCGCTGCTCTTCTTACAATCATCGGATATTCCATTAATGACACGATTATTATTTTTGATCGCATTAGAGAGCAAGTGATTGGCGGGAAGGCAAATGACTTGAAATCTGTGATCAATGATGGATTGTCCTCCACTCTTTCTCGTACGCTTTTGACTTCTTTGACTGTGTTGTTTGTGGTTGCGACACTTTATGTTTTTGGTGGAGAGATTATTGTTGGTTTTAGCTTGCCTATGCTTGTAGGTGTTGTTGTGGGCACATATAGCTCACTCTTTTTTGCTCCGCGCTTAATTATTCTCTTTGGTTTTAGTTTGCAAGATTATCGTTCTAAGCTTCTTGAAAAACAAAAGCGTGCCAAAGAGAAACAAAAAATGCGTGAAATGTATGAAAATGGACGAGTTTAAAAGGAGTTAGAATGGATTGGGGTCGAGTATTTTTTATATTTTTTAGTTTGATGAGTTTGACATCAGTGATTGGTTATGTTTATAATGAAAGCTTAGTGATGCTCTTTATTGCTGCTGCTGTCAATTTCATCTCTACAACATTAAAAATCGGTGTCAAAAATATGTTGTCTTCTGAAATGCTTGCGAGTTCTTTGGTTGTGGATTTGCATTTGATACCTGCTTTTTTGTTTTATCAGCTAGCTGGAGATCTTGAGATGACCAATGCTCTTGCAATTGGTGCTTTGGCTGCAAGTGTGTTTTCTGTCGCTCTTATGTTGATTGAGTGTGCAAAAAGCAAAGATTCTGATTATTAGGATAGAAGATGCAAGAATATAATCCAAAAGAAATAGAGCAAAAGTGGCAAAAGCAATGGCTAGATCAAGGTAGTTTTGAATGGAGTGATGATTTAAATCTTCCTAAGAAATATATCTTAAGCATGTTTCCCTATCCGAGTGGATCAATCCATATGGGACATGTAAGAAATTATTGTATTGGCGATGCGATGGCGAGGCATTATCGCAAAAAGGGTTTTAATGTTTTGCACCCCATTGGATGGGATGCGTTTGGAATGCCTGCAGAAAATGCAGCAATCAAACACGGAATCCATCCCAAAGATTGGACTTATTCTAATATTTCTGCAATGAAAGAACAACTAATGAAGCTAGGCTTCTCCTTTGCGCAAGAAAATGAATTGGCAACATGTGATGAGGATTATACGCATTGGGAGCAGAAGTTCTTTATTGATATGTGGAATGCTGGATTGATTTATCGCAAAAAAGCGATGCTTAATTGGTGTCCCAATGATCAAACTGTACTTGCAAACGAACAGGTGATTGATGGCAAATGCTGGAGATGTGATACAGAGGTTGTGCAAAAAGAGATGTATCAGTATTACATCAAGATTACAGATTTTGCACAAGATTTGCTTGATGATTTGGCGACTTTAGAGGGAAAATGGCCCGCTCAAGTGATACATATGCAAAGAAATTGGATTGGAAAGTCTAGTGGGTTGGAATTTAGCTTTGACCTTGCTGAAGAGGGAAGAGAAAAAACTCAGATTTCATCTCTTAAGGTATTTACAACGCGCCCTGATACAATCTTTGGAGTGAGCTATTGTGCCATTGCTCCAGAGCATGAGATCATTAAGGCGCTCTTTGATTCTCTGCCTTTGGAATCTCAAGAAAGAATTAGGGCGATGCAAAATACAAATGCACGCCATCGTGCAATGGCAAAAAAAGAGGGTATTCCTTTGGGAATCAGTGTTATTCACCCCTTGAGCCAAGAAAAAATCCCACTTTGGGTGGCAAATTTTGTTCTTGGGGATTATGGAAGTGGGGCTGTGATGGGTGTGCCTGCTCATGATGAAAGAGATTTTGAATTTGCCTCTTTATATGAGATCCCGCTTAAGCAAGTGATTGAGTGTGATTGTCTGCCTTATACCGATGAGGGTAGGCTCATTAATAGTGGGAAATTTGATGGTTTATGTGGAGTAGAAGCCAAAAAGGCAGTGATTGCTTATTTTGAATTTCAAGGGTTGGGAAAAGAAGTTGTGAATTTCAAGCTTCGAGACTGGGGAATTTCCCGTCAAAGATATTGGGGGACACCAATTCCTTTAGTGCATTGCTCATCATGTGGAATCGTGCCTGAGACTAATCTCCCAGTTCTTCTTCCTTATGATGTAAAAATTGATGGAGAGGGAAATCCATTGCAAAAACACCCTACTTGGAAAGAATGCCAATGTCCAAAATGCGGGAAGAGTGCTGTGCGTGAAACAGACACGATGGATACTTTTATGGAGTCAAGCTGGTATTTTTTGCGTTATTGCACTCCCAAACATATGCGACAAGAGAGAGCGCTTGATTCTGAGTCTTTGCGGTATTGGCTTAATGTTGATGAATATATTGGTGGTGTGGAGCATGCGATTTTGCATTTATTGTATGCGAGGTTTTTTACAAAGGTCTTAAAATCATTGGGCTATGTTGAGATTTCTGAACCTTTTGAGAATCTGCTTACACAAGGTATGGTTCTTAAAGATGGAGCCAAGATGAGCAAGAGCAAGGGAAATGTTGTTGACCCTAATGCGATTATTGAGGCATATGGGGCAGATAGTGCAAGGTTATTTGTTCTCTTTGCCGCTCCTCCGACAAAAGAATTGGAGTGGAATGATGATGCTTTGAGGGGGGCATATCGCTTCATTAGGCGTTTGTGGGATCAATCAAAGCTCATTTCTCCCACTCAAGTTCAGCCCGTGATTGATGCATCAACTTTGAGCAAAGAAGAAAAATATGCCCGCAAAAAGGTTTATGAGGCATATAAAAAGAGTGAAGAAATCTTTGATAAGGTGATTGCTGGATATCCTTTTAATACCTTAATTAGCTCTTGTATGGAGGCGCTCAATGCCTTGGGTGAGCAAAAGAATCCTTTGATTTGGACTGAGGGATATTATGTGCTTTTATCTATTTTGGAACCTGTGATTCCACATGTGTGCCATGAACTAAGTGCTTTATATTTTTGTGGAGAGAATCTTAAGAAAATCACTTTTGATCCTTTGGCTCTTCAAGAAGAGATGCAAATAATGATTGTGAGCATCAATGGAAAGAAAAGAGCTGAGATCGAAATTTCAAAAGGAATGGAAAAGGAGGCAATTTTAGAGCTTGCAAAACAAGCGGCTGCTCGATGGATTGAAGGTGATATCAGCAAAGAGATTTA
This DNA window, taken from Helicobacter kayseriensis, encodes the following:
- the nhaA gene encoding Na+/H+ antiporter NhaA, giving the protein MKILEGFKRLIHQESFGGIFLFICALLAMVVANSSWSEAYFSLWNQKVGFLFGETFVGFSLHLWINDVLMSLFFLMVGLEIKREFLFGGLAGFKKAAFPAIAAIGGMIVPAGIYLFFNLGTSASHGFGIPMATDIAFALGVVLLLGNRVPPALKLFLVTLAVVDDLGAIIVIAVFYSSGVSMMWLGISACIVAILIVLNRVGIRSLVPYLLLGVLLWLCVHESGIHATISAVILAFCIPVSSKTSREKFLEVLRDEGGYFASAQTPNLLLDMRQIHSLHKIQQEIKSVQNPLLRIEHALHSWSKFFIMPLFAFANAGVKLEGGIDLSSLHIVYGIALGLVVGKPLGILLFTLLCEKLGIASRPNGLSWGAILGAGMLAGIGFTMSMFVSNLAFDVPIYGEIAKISILSSSVLAGILGSLFLLFLGKKTNVLESRA
- the yajC gene encoding preprotein translocase subunit YajC, which produces MEQNSVTGILTSLVPFVAIFAIFYFLFIRPQRNQQKKHKEMLESLKAGDKVVSYGGVFCEIIKVEEKFFTVRSGESIMQIAREYVAYKVEQ
- the secD gene encoding protein translocase subunit SecD, whose amino-acid sequence is MVMLNSRLIVFVLSGILGLLLSLPSSFPISGPRINLGLDLQGGLTMLLDVDTQKAVQSKYDSLATAIGFEAKQAKILIGKLEVKDNILHFELLDLDEKQKMDDILSKLGGLEFSFEQNGDYQVLFSQTEIENIKKSAIDQAIGTIRNRLDLFGLAEPSVTRQGQENILVQLPGIKNQEEEKRAIDLISKSAHLQMMAVDENRNMRVEAMSEAEAKKYGDVILPFVEGGGKILLKAVPIIDGEMITDARVAYDQNSQPVVSFTLDSRGAQLFGDFSGNNVGKRMAIVLDGKVYSAPVIRERIGGGSGQISGNFTPQEASDLAIALRSGALSAPVQVIEKRSVGPSLGADSIKASMIALFSGFVLVLIFMIAYYAMAGVIAVSALVINIVLIVAIMASLGATLTLPGMAGIVLTVGMAVDANIIINERLREALREGKNIVQAIKEGYANASRAIFDSNLTTILAALLLYVYGSGAIKGFAITMAIGIIVSVLTAIVGTQGIYIALEKKIAKSKNLSFWFGVKYGAH
- the secF gene encoding protein translocase subunit SecF, which encodes MELIKNNKIIDFVKYSYFTFAISLLLIVGSICLIAFKGFSFGVDFSGGTLVQIQYTNDAPLAQIRSLLERDANFKGSQVSEFGSKQEILIKIPFSPNLKTSDVDAQISKLLEQSGTFEIRRVDSVGPKVGKELKEKGILALSLAMLAILAYVSFRYEWKFALAAVLALFHDVLISSACIILFKVDFNLEVVAALLTIIGYSINDTIIIFDRIREQVIGGKANDLKSVINDGLSSTLSRTLLTSLTVLFVVATLYVFGGEIIVGFSLPMLVGVVVGTYSSLFFAPRLIILFGFSLQDYRSKLLEKQKRAKEKQKMREMYENGRV
- a CDS encoding DUF6394 family protein; amino-acid sequence: MDWGRVFFIFFSLMSLTSVIGYVYNESLVMLFIAAAVNFISTTLKIGVKNMLSSEMLASSLVVDLHLIPAFLFYQLAGDLEMTNALAIGALAASVFSVALMLIECAKSKDSDY
- the leuS gene encoding leucine--tRNA ligase, whose protein sequence is MQEYNPKEIEQKWQKQWLDQGSFEWSDDLNLPKKYILSMFPYPSGSIHMGHVRNYCIGDAMARHYRKKGFNVLHPIGWDAFGMPAENAAIKHGIHPKDWTYSNISAMKEQLMKLGFSFAQENELATCDEDYTHWEQKFFIDMWNAGLIYRKKAMLNWCPNDQTVLANEQVIDGKCWRCDTEVVQKEMYQYYIKITDFAQDLLDDLATLEGKWPAQVIHMQRNWIGKSSGLEFSFDLAEEGREKTQISSLKVFTTRPDTIFGVSYCAIAPEHEIIKALFDSLPLESQERIRAMQNTNARHRAMAKKEGIPLGISVIHPLSQEKIPLWVANFVLGDYGSGAVMGVPAHDERDFEFASLYEIPLKQVIECDCLPYTDEGRLINSGKFDGLCGVEAKKAVIAYFEFQGLGKEVVNFKLRDWGISRQRYWGTPIPLVHCSSCGIVPETNLPVLLPYDVKIDGEGNPLQKHPTWKECQCPKCGKSAVRETDTMDTFMESSWYFLRYCTPKHMRQERALDSESLRYWLNVDEYIGGVEHAILHLLYARFFTKVLKSLGYVEISEPFENLLTQGMVLKDGAKMSKSKGNVVDPNAIIEAYGADSARLFVLFAAPPTKELEWNDDALRGAYRFIRRLWDQSKLISPTQVQPVIDASTLSKEEKYARKKVYEAYKKSEEIFDKVIAGYPFNTLISSCMEALNALGEQKNPLIWTEGYYVLLSILEPVIPHVCHELSALYFCGENLKKITFDPLALQEEMQIMIVSINGKKRAEIEISKGMEKEAILELAKQAAARWIEGDISKEIYVPNKLINFVLK